In one Chitinophaga sancti genomic region, the following are encoded:
- a CDS encoding SWIM zinc finger family protein translates to MLLTEEHVIGLAPDDASRKAGSALASPGKWVSKGANADALWGECQGSGSKPYQTQVDIVNVAFKCSCPSRKFPCKHGIGLMLLYARQKDAFTDNTPPAWVSEWLSKRAEKKVEKTDKPVDENAQAKRLLARQQKVADGITELMLWIKDIVRNGLLQIPEKGAAYWENMARRMVDAQAPGLAGMVRTLGETNFYSEGWQFSFLDQLLRIYLVIQGYTQSADLDELLQQELRALIGFTQNQEALKLQTGIKDSWLVLSKQTNEEENLVTERYWLYGQQSRQSALVLQFYVRNQTRPEVLITPGIALQGELVFFPSPTPLRAIIKYPVSNVSLPEVPGLEGWTQVTDTETTLFEQMPVRSERPYIVQQLTPVQHNLQWWLKDQEERLMPLKTGYSNIWKLLALSGGKPLNMALLGKEQQYEPLGAWHNGSYKLL, encoded by the coding sequence TTGCTCCTGACAGAAGAACATGTAATAGGTTTAGCCCCGGACGACGCTTCCCGTAAAGCGGGATCCGCTTTAGCAAGTCCGGGAAAATGGGTAAGCAAAGGCGCTAATGCGGACGCCCTGTGGGGGGAATGCCAGGGTAGCGGTAGCAAGCCGTATCAAACCCAGGTAGACATCGTAAACGTAGCATTCAAATGCAGCTGCCCAAGTCGCAAATTTCCCTGCAAACATGGTATAGGATTGATGCTCCTCTACGCCCGGCAAAAAGACGCCTTCACAGACAATACTCCTCCCGCATGGGTGAGTGAATGGCTATCCAAACGCGCTGAAAAGAAAGTTGAAAAAACAGATAAACCGGTAGACGAAAATGCGCAGGCCAAAAGACTACTCGCCCGGCAGCAAAAAGTAGCCGATGGTATCACAGAGCTCATGCTTTGGATAAAAGACATCGTTCGTAATGGCCTGCTGCAAATCCCTGAAAAAGGAGCTGCCTACTGGGAAAATATGGCCAGAAGAATGGTAGATGCACAGGCACCCGGTCTTGCCGGCATGGTCCGCACTTTAGGCGAAACCAATTTCTATAGCGAAGGCTGGCAATTCTCTTTTCTTGATCAATTACTGCGTATCTATCTCGTAATACAAGGCTATACACAAAGTGCTGACCTGGATGAACTCCTGCAACAGGAGCTCCGTGCCCTGATCGGTTTTACACAAAACCAGGAAGCGCTCAAACTACAGACAGGTATTAAAGATAGCTGGCTGGTGCTCAGTAAACAAACCAATGAGGAAGAAAACCTGGTTACTGAACGCTACTGGCTCTATGGACAACAAAGCCGGCAATCAGCACTGGTACTGCAATTCTATGTCAGGAACCAGACAAGACCTGAAGTACTCATTACACCTGGTATTGCACTGCAGGGAGAACTTGTTTTCTTCCCCTCCCCCACTCCTCTCAGGGCCATTATCAAATATCCTGTCTCGAATGTTTCCCTGCCTGAAGTTCCAGGTCTGGAAGGCTGGACACAGGTGACAGATACTGAAACTACACTGTTCGAACAAATGCCTGTGCGCAGTGAAAGACCTTATATTGTACAGCAATTGACACCAGTACAACACAATCTGCAATGGTGGCTCAAAGACCAGGAAGAAAGATTAATGCCGCTGAAAACCGGCTATTCAAACATCTGGAAACTCCTTGCCCTGAGTGGTGGTAAACCACTGAACATGGCATTGCTGGGCAAGGAACAACAATATGAACCTTTGGGCGCATGGCATAACGGCTCTTATAAACTATTGTAA
- a CDS encoding ATP-binding protein has translation MSNVLRQHAEQLFAQELEELQKQDTEKRPYMWQLSPQAVVTYLIGGTLKNGFEIQPKYIGNRRLMEIAVATLTTDRALLLYGLPGTAKSWVSEHLAAAISGDSTLIVQGTAGTGEEAIRYGWNYARLLAEGPTHAAIVETPVMRAMKDGKIARIEELTRIGADVQDTLITILSEKTLPIPELSSEVMAQKGFNIIATANNRDKGVNDLSSALKRRFNTVILPVPDNMEEEIDIVKRRVESYEKVMDLPVEKPALEEIRRIVTIFRELRSGITADGKTKIKVPSGTLSTAEAISVMNNGLAMAAYFGDGSLKAADLAAGIIGAVIKDPVQDKIVWQEYLETVIKTRDEWKDIYRAFRDL, from the coding sequence ATGTCCAACGTTTTACGTCAACACGCCGAACAACTGTTCGCACAGGAACTGGAAGAACTGCAAAAGCAGGATACTGAAAAGCGTCCTTATATGTGGCAATTATCCCCACAGGCCGTAGTTACTTACCTCATTGGTGGTACACTGAAAAATGGATTTGAAATTCAACCTAAATACATTGGTAACCGTCGCCTGATGGAGATCGCAGTTGCGACCCTCACCACCGATCGTGCATTGCTGTTATATGGTTTACCTGGTACTGCCAAGAGCTGGGTGAGTGAACATCTTGCTGCTGCGATCAGTGGTGATTCTACGCTGATTGTACAGGGTACTGCCGGTACCGGTGAAGAAGCGATCCGTTATGGCTGGAACTATGCCCGCCTGCTGGCAGAAGGACCTACCCATGCTGCAATTGTGGAAACACCCGTTATGCGTGCAATGAAAGATGGTAAGATTGCTCGTATTGAAGAACTCACCCGTATCGGTGCCGATGTACAGGATACCCTGATCACGATCCTCTCTGAAAAAACACTCCCCATTCCTGAGCTGAGCAGCGAAGTAATGGCCCAAAAAGGCTTCAATATCATCGCTACTGCCAATAACAGGGATAAAGGTGTAAACGACCTTTCCAGTGCCTTAAAACGCCGTTTTAATACTGTTATTCTTCCTGTTCCGGATAACATGGAAGAAGAAATCGACATCGTGAAGAGAAGAGTAGAAAGCTATGAAAAAGTAATGGACCTCCCGGTGGAAAAACCAGCCCTGGAAGAGATTCGCCGTATCGTCACCATCTTCCGTGAACTGCGCAGCGGTATCACCGCCGATGGCAAAACCAAGATCAAAGTACCCAGTGGTACCCTGAGCACAGCAGAAGCTATTTCTGTAATGAACAATGGGCTGGCTATGGCTGCTTATTTTGGAGATGGTTCCCTCAAAGCAGCCGACCTGGCAGCCGGCATTATCGGTGCTGTGATCAAAGATCCTGTGCAGGATAAAATCGTATGGCAGGAATACCTTGAGACTGTCATCAAAACAAGAGATGAGTGGAAAGATATTTACCGGGCATTCCGGGACCTGTAA
- a CDS encoding DUF5691 domain-containing protein has product MWNNIVNTVLLGTGKKQLRKDDLPPALSAVADTVLGDKSLDVETQFLHLAAIALNYRQSGVTALQDSSVTLEAAPDEVLPYCSPAAWQALHTAIDMDLHALILYWMEACAAAQQIAPPEFIPTLMDMSIREKQWRELAVAVCGKRGEWLGQLNPAWAFKKSDSTEERWQTGSLDERKQVLTALRQENPSQAREWLQKTWSQENAATRAELLKVLQINAGEEDIPWLETLLTDKSSKVKDETWSLLKQLSTSSIVQVYWQLLQQSIKPAKKGLLNKKSLEISLQLPSDKRIADSGIQLLSSSKSANDDIFILYQLTTYVPPAWWEEYLQTDKKGVLSYFNNTELTEKFIQALGLAASRFKDLDWFRLIIKEGEDFFMDAFNILPAHEQETYALRFFEKEVQFIIRCFSEKDYEWGLPITRELFKWIAKNPYQYNRNFFDKQVQNIPLLIAGELESFTPELPAYQATWKNTTEHIKRLLTCKAAINKAFSNTK; this is encoded by the coding sequence ATGTGGAATAATATTGTTAACACCGTCCTGTTAGGTACAGGCAAAAAGCAACTGCGCAAAGACGATCTCCCCCCTGCATTATCCGCTGTAGCTGATACCGTATTGGGAGACAAATCACTGGATGTGGAAACCCAATTTCTGCACCTTGCCGCTATTGCACTCAACTATCGCCAGAGTGGCGTCACAGCACTACAGGATAGCAGTGTCACACTGGAAGCTGCTCCTGACGAAGTACTCCCTTATTGTAGTCCTGCTGCATGGCAGGCATTGCACACCGCTATCGACATGGACTTACATGCCCTCATCCTCTATTGGATGGAAGCCTGTGCTGCGGCTCAACAAATCGCTCCTCCTGAATTCATTCCTACACTGATGGATATGTCTATCAGGGAAAAACAATGGAGAGAGCTCGCTGTTGCCGTTTGCGGAAAAAGAGGTGAATGGCTCGGCCAGCTCAATCCTGCATGGGCTTTTAAAAAATCTGATAGTACTGAAGAACGCTGGCAAACAGGTTCGCTGGATGAGCGAAAGCAAGTGCTGACTGCATTACGCCAGGAAAATCCTTCACAGGCAAGGGAATGGTTGCAAAAAACATGGTCACAGGAAAACGCCGCTACCCGTGCAGAACTCCTGAAAGTATTGCAGATCAATGCAGGCGAAGAAGATATTCCCTGGCTGGAAACATTGCTCACTGACAAGAGTTCCAAAGTAAAAGATGAAACATGGTCACTCCTCAAACAGTTATCCACATCCTCTATTGTGCAGGTTTACTGGCAATTATTACAACAAAGCATTAAGCCTGCCAAAAAAGGATTGCTTAATAAAAAATCGCTGGAGATCAGTCTGCAATTGCCCTCTGATAAACGGATCGCAGATTCAGGTATCCAGTTATTAAGCAGCTCAAAAAGTGCGAATGATGATATTTTCATTCTCTATCAGCTCACCACTTATGTCCCCCCTGCCTGGTGGGAAGAATACCTGCAAACAGATAAGAAAGGTGTACTCTCGTATTTTAATAATACAGAACTCACAGAGAAATTCATACAGGCACTGGGTTTAGCCGCCAGCCGTTTCAAAGACCTGGATTGGTTTCGGCTTATAATAAAAGAAGGTGAAGACTTTTTCATGGACGCATTCAACATATTACCCGCTCACGAACAGGAGACCTATGCTCTCAGGTTCTTTGAAAAAGAAGTACAATTCATCATCCGTTGTTTCAGCGAAAAAGATTACGAATGGGGATTACCCATCACCCGGGAACTGTTCAAATGGATTGCTAAAAATCCATACCAGTACAACCGTAATTTCTTTGACAAACAGGTACAGAATATCCCCCTGCTAATTGCCGGTGAATTGGAAAGTTTTACACCTGAACTCCCGGCCTATCAGGCTACCTGGAAAAATACAACTGAACATATCAAAAGATTATTGACCTGCAAAGCTGCGATCAATAAGGCTTTCTCAAATACAAAATAA
- the rpiA gene encoding ribose-5-phosphate isomerase RpiA, with amino-acid sequence MDAITKAKKAAGDKAAALVQPGMLVGLGTGSTAYWAIERIGQMVKEGLNIRAVATSIASEKQAMALGIPITSFSEIQQLDLDIDGADEISEEGQLIKGGGGSLLREKIVALASRHRVIVGDERKYVRTLGKFPLPVEVVPFGWELVFKTLQALQGHPTLRTRDDKPYITDNSNYIIDCSFGVIREPELLHQQLKTLTGVVETGLFLNLKPTVIIAYENGDVKTI; translated from the coding sequence ATGGATGCAATCACAAAAGCGAAGAAAGCTGCTGGCGATAAAGCCGCTGCTTTGGTACAACCAGGTATGCTGGTAGGATTGGGTACAGGATCTACTGCTTACTGGGCGATCGAAAGGATTGGTCAGATGGTAAAGGAGGGCTTGAATATCCGGGCAGTGGCTACCTCCATCGCTTCGGAAAAGCAGGCAATGGCACTGGGTATCCCCATTACATCATTCAGCGAGATCCAGCAGCTGGACCTGGACATTGATGGAGCAGATGAGATCAGTGAAGAAGGGCAACTGATCAAAGGCGGCGGTGGTTCCCTGCTCAGAGAAAAGATTGTGGCATTGGCCAGCAGGCACCGTGTGATAGTAGGTGATGAAAGAAAATATGTAAGGACATTAGGGAAGTTCCCATTACCGGTAGAAGTCGTACCTTTTGGCTGGGAGCTGGTATTCAAAACACTGCAGGCCCTGCAGGGACATCCAACTCTCAGAACGAGAGATGACAAGCCTTATATTACTGACAATAGCAACTATATAATAGATTGTTCATTTGGCGTAATCCGCGAACCGGAGCTGCTGCATCAACAATTAAAAACGCTTACCGGCGTTGTAGAGACAGGCCTGTTCCTGAACCTAAAACCCACTGTGATCATCGCCTATGAAAATGGAGATGTAAAAACCATCTGA
- a CDS encoding DUF1304 domain-containing protein, translating to MVIIAKIFVALVALEHLYILWMEMFAWETAGKRTFKQLPAELFRPTKGLAANQGLYNGFLSAGLIWSFFISDPAWQKHIAVFFLSCVVIAGIFGALTAAKKIFFVQGLPALIGLVFTLLA from the coding sequence ATGGTTATAATTGCGAAGATCTTTGTTGCACTGGTTGCACTGGAACACCTGTACATCTTATGGATGGAAATGTTTGCCTGGGAGACGGCGGGTAAACGAACATTCAAACAATTGCCAGCAGAGCTATTCAGGCCAACGAAGGGCCTGGCCGCTAACCAGGGATTATACAATGGTTTCCTGTCAGCAGGCCTGATCTGGTCATTCTTTATCAGTGATCCTGCCTGGCAAAAGCATATAGCCGTGTTCTTTTTGAGTTGTGTAGTGATTGCCGGAATCTTTGGTGCGCTGACTGCTGCGAAGAAGATCTTCTTTGTGCAGGGGTTGCCGGCATTGATCGGATTGGTATTCACTTTACTGGCGTAG
- a CDS encoding MFS transporter: protein MNIDSHKGSMTTLLRIRAILTGSVGNLVEWYDWYAYAAFAIYFAPSFFPKGNPTALLLDTAAIFAVGFLMRPVGGWLFGTIADRTGRRTAMTLSVLLMSLGSLMIAIAPTYQTAGLFSPVLLLLARLLQGLSVGGEYGTSATYLSEISTPDKRGFYSSFQYVTLIGGQLIALGVQLVLQKVFLTPDQLHAWGWRIPFVIGAMLSLFALIIRRHMEETIAVKKGDEKRGSLKVLFNEHPKAIMIVVGLTMGGTLAFYTYTTYMQKFLVNTVHLTKERSTVLTFWLMLIYACIQPLCGLLSDKIGRKPLLITFGVAGTLFTVPILTAVSHASTETAAFLLLLTALLIVSGYTSINAVVKAELFPAQVRALGVGLPYALTVAIFGGTAEYIALYCKKIGHESLYYWYVTVCVFISLLVYVFLRDTKKTSYMNREL, encoded by the coding sequence ATGAATATCGACTCGCACAAGGGATCAATGACCACACTTCTTCGTATCAGGGCTATCCTCACCGGTTCTGTCGGCAATCTCGTCGAATGGTATGACTGGTATGCCTATGCTGCATTTGCAATTTACTTTGCCCCCTCCTTTTTTCCCAAAGGGAATCCTACTGCACTGCTACTGGATACTGCGGCCATCTTTGCCGTAGGCTTTCTCATGCGCCCGGTAGGCGGATGGCTCTTTGGAACGATTGCTGATCGTACGGGTCGCAGAACAGCTATGACATTATCTGTGCTGCTGATGTCGCTGGGTAGCCTCATGATTGCAATAGCGCCTACTTACCAGACTGCCGGTTTATTTTCCCCTGTGTTATTATTGCTGGCACGCCTACTTCAGGGTTTAAGTGTAGGCGGTGAATATGGTACTTCTGCTACCTATCTCAGCGAGATCTCCACACCTGATAAAAGAGGCTTTTACTCCAGCTTTCAATATGTGACCCTGATCGGTGGCCAACTCATTGCACTGGGTGTACAGTTAGTATTGCAGAAAGTATTTCTTACCCCCGATCAGTTACATGCCTGGGGATGGCGCATTCCTTTTGTAATAGGTGCAATGCTTTCCCTGTTTGCACTGATCATCCGCCGTCATATGGAGGAAACAATCGCTGTGAAAAAAGGAGATGAAAAACGTGGTTCACTCAAAGTCTTGTTCAATGAACATCCCAAAGCGATTATGATTGTGGTGGGATTGACGATGGGAGGTACGCTGGCTTTTTATACCTACACTACTTATATGCAGAAGTTCCTGGTGAATACAGTACATCTTACCAAAGAAAGATCGACCGTGCTTACCTTCTGGCTCATGCTGATCTATGCTTGTATACAACCCCTCTGCGGACTGCTGAGTGACAAAATAGGACGTAAACCTTTGCTGATCACTTTTGGGGTGGCAGGCACCTTATTTACAGTACCCATCCTCACGGCGGTAAGTCATGCCAGTACAGAAACGGCAGCCTTTCTTTTATTATTAACAGCATTACTCATTGTAAGCGGATATACCTCTATTAATGCCGTTGTGAAAGCAGAATTATTTCCGGCCCAGGTACGTGCATTAGGTGTAGGATTGCCTTATGCATTGACGGTGGCGATCTTTGGCGGTACGGCGGAATACATTGCTCTTTATTGTAAGAAAATAGGACATGAATCTTTGTACTATTGGTATGTGACTGTTTGTGTGTTTATTTCCCTGTTAGTGTATGTGTTTTTAAGAGATACAAAAAAGACATCTTATATGAACAGGGAACTATAA
- a CDS encoding carotenoid biosynthesis protein, with protein MNRPFDDMPYGYPPAFCYPLTEICMYILFLLCLYHAWKQGISKLAYLLGGFGFGLLLEYVNVRANAGYKYGHFLLMIRDIPVGIGAGWGIIMYTSRLITESMNMRIWPAAAMEALLALSIDWSMDVVAYRLHMWHWNWETIINPSVALSAQYFGVPWGNFYGWLCVVFFYSLFSRYLEKTRTWKVVIPILAILISQVALYVTLFPISFFLKNHFNILSADKLVFTLLFFATLTAIEIYKMKRRPLSLPFITWLVPAWFHMYFFCWLFIGGFAQENTWMTILSVLSLLAGTLIHWLLILSTKSRT; from the coding sequence ATGAATCGTCCATTTGATGATATGCCCTATGGCTATCCCCCGGCATTTTGCTATCCCCTTACCGAGATATGCATGTACATTCTCTTTCTCTTATGTTTATACCATGCCTGGAAACAAGGCATCTCCAAACTCGCCTACTTACTGGGCGGTTTCGGCTTTGGCCTTCTCCTGGAATACGTAAATGTAAGAGCCAACGCCGGCTATAAATACGGCCATTTCCTGCTCATGATCCGCGACATCCCTGTAGGCATCGGCGCAGGCTGGGGCATCATCATGTACACCTCCCGCCTCATTACCGAAAGCATGAACATGCGGATCTGGCCAGCCGCCGCCATGGAAGCATTATTGGCCTTAAGTATCGACTGGAGCATGGATGTAGTCGCCTATCGCCTGCATATGTGGCACTGGAACTGGGAAACAATTATCAACCCCTCCGTAGCCCTCTCTGCACAATATTTCGGCGTTCCCTGGGGCAATTTCTACGGCTGGTTATGCGTGGTGTTTTTCTACTCCCTCTTTTCCCGCTATCTCGAAAAGACCCGCACCTGGAAAGTAGTCATTCCCATACTAGCCATCCTCATTTCACAAGTCGCCTTATATGTCACCCTGTTCCCCATCTCTTTTTTTCTAAAAAATCATTTTAATATTCTGAGCGCAGATAAGTTAGTGTTTACCCTCCTTTTCTTTGCAACACTAACAGCAATTGAGATATATAAAATGAAACGACGACCACTCTCCTTACCCTTCATCACCTGGCTGGTGCCGGCATGGTTTCACATGTACTTTTTCTGCTGGTTATTCATTGGTGGCTTTGCACAGGAAAACACATGGATGACCATTCTCAGTGTATTGAGCTTATTAGCAGGAACGCTTATCCATTGGCTATTGATTTTAAGCACTAAATCCCGAACTTAG
- a CDS encoding sulfurtransferase codes for MSFTTFIQPKEAMENLHNPDFLFVDCSFSLADKKWGVEEYKKAHIPGAVYADLHYDLSGEIIAGKTSRHPLPKKDALVKTLSKLGIDENIQVVVYDATAGFMAAARMWWLLRWAGHEKVAVLNGGKAVWAAREYPLTADIMPLQPKQFVPHFNDSMLASAKEVMASIEAGNTCLIDSRTADRYAGQNETIDPVAGHIPTAISKPFNAQIGAEGVAAPSVYKEHFKEEFAKGNVVFYCGSGVTAAYNVLLSVYAGYPVPKLYAGSWSEWITDPNRPVA; via the coding sequence ATGAGCTTTACAACTTTCATCCAGCCAAAAGAGGCTATGGAAAATTTGCACAATCCTGATTTCCTGTTTGTTGATTGCAGCTTTTCGCTGGCTGATAAAAAATGGGGGGTAGAAGAATATAAGAAAGCGCACATTCCGGGTGCGGTATATGCAGACCTGCATTATGACCTGTCCGGAGAAATCATAGCTGGGAAAACCAGCCGGCATCCATTGCCAAAGAAAGATGCATTGGTAAAGACACTCTCTAAACTGGGCATTGATGAAAATATCCAGGTAGTGGTGTACGATGCGACAGCCGGTTTTATGGCGGCGGCCAGGATGTGGTGGTTATTGCGCTGGGCCGGTCATGAAAAGGTAGCTGTACTGAATGGCGGTAAAGCGGTATGGGCAGCACGGGAGTATCCTTTAACTGCTGATATAATGCCATTGCAACCAAAGCAGTTTGTACCACATTTTAATGATAGCATGCTGGCTTCTGCCAAAGAAGTGATGGCATCTATCGAAGCGGGGAATACCTGCCTGATCGATAGCAGAACTGCAGACAGGTATGCGGGTCAGAATGAAACGATTGATCCGGTAGCAGGGCATATTCCAACGGCGATTTCTAAACCGTTTAATGCACAGATAGGGGCGGAAGGAGTAGCAGCTCCTTCAGTATATAAGGAGCATTTCAAAGAGGAATTTGCAAAGGGGAATGTGGTATTCTATTGTGGATCCGGTGTAACTGCGGCGTACAATGTGTTGCTATCTGTATATGCGGGTTATCCTGTTCCTAAATTATATGCGGGATCATGGAGTGAATGGATTACAGATCCAAATCGTCCTGTAGCATAA
- a CDS encoding DUF5682 family protein has product MSIHILGIRHHGPGSARRVRSALEKIKPDIVLVEGPPDADGILEWVGHDDLKPPVAILVFQPDDPKKAVFYPFSEFSPEWQAILYARQNKIPVKFMDLPMAHQFELRHQPAADSSLNNSIVIPDPETLRRNPIAWLAAAAGFEEEENWWEHEFEYRQDEEQVFEAITEGMHALRTDLPLPYDREEQLREAWMRKTIRQAEKEMYTEIAVVCGAWHAPALTHMPKAKEDNELLKGLAKVKTAVSWVPWTYNRLSYTSGYGAGINSPGWYEHLWHHPTDDGTRWMARVARLFREEQKDISVAHVMEAVRLANALAALRRLPRAGLEELNEATLSVLCNGENILIKLIEKALIVSDKIGEVPIDVPRPPLQTDIEKLQKKLRLPQTADFKDYTLDLRKENDLERSIFLHRLELLGIKWGDRYDVSGKGTFKEQWRLQWDPSLSIDIIERGSWGNTVEEATNSYVKYRAEAATNLKEVCELLESAIPAELDAAVDLLIRQINNLAAATGDVMQLMTVLPNLVQISRYGNVRKTDAALVEGIINGMITRICISLPAACTSLAEDAATQLLELFYNMNDAILLLQQDELTTQWTQTLSYIAHNNNTAPVISGYATRLLSDHRQITGAELVKAFSYAMSTANPPAVAAAWLEGFLKGSGTLLLVDNDLWTVVNNWMNQLEQDTFTQLLPLLRRTFSGFSKPERRKLGEKAKNGVGAGPSAAAALDVQFDESRAEKGIPVVMKMLGLG; this is encoded by the coding sequence ATGTCAATTCATATACTGGGCATACGGCACCATGGCCCCGGTTCTGCCAGGAGAGTACGCAGTGCCCTGGAGAAAATAAAACCGGACATCGTGCTGGTAGAAGGCCCGCCAGATGCTGATGGTATACTGGAATGGGTCGGACATGATGATTTGAAACCTCCGGTAGCCATTCTTGTATTTCAACCCGACGATCCAAAGAAAGCGGTGTTCTATCCATTCTCGGAATTCTCCCCGGAATGGCAGGCCATCCTGTATGCACGGCAAAATAAGATCCCGGTTAAATTTATGGATCTGCCCATGGCGCACCAGTTTGAACTCCGTCACCAGCCTGCTGCTGATTCTTCTTTAAATAATAGCATAGTCATCCCCGATCCGGAAACCTTACGAAGAAATCCGATCGCGTGGCTGGCTGCTGCTGCAGGTTTCGAGGAAGAAGAAAACTGGTGGGAACATGAGTTTGAATACCGCCAGGACGAAGAGCAGGTATTCGAGGCTATCACTGAAGGTATGCACGCCCTGCGTACTGATCTTCCGCTTCCTTATGACAGGGAAGAACAACTGCGTGAAGCATGGATGCGTAAAACCATTCGCCAGGCAGAAAAGGAGATGTATACAGAGATTGCCGTCGTTTGTGGTGCATGGCACGCTCCTGCACTCACACACATGCCGAAAGCAAAAGAAGACAATGAGCTGCTGAAAGGATTAGCAAAAGTAAAAACAGCCGTATCATGGGTGCCATGGACATATAACCGTTTGAGCTATACCAGTGGTTATGGTGCAGGTATCAATTCTCCCGGTTGGTACGAACACCTGTGGCATCATCCTACAGATGATGGTACCCGCTGGATGGCACGTGTTGCCAGGTTGTTCAGGGAAGAACAGAAAGATATTTCTGTGGCACATGTCATGGAAGCCGTTCGTCTCGCAAATGCATTGGCTGCACTTCGCAGATTGCCAAGAGCAGGATTAGAAGAACTGAATGAAGCCACACTAAGTGTGTTATGCAATGGTGAAAACATCCTGATCAAACTGATTGAGAAAGCATTGATCGTCAGCGATAAGATTGGCGAAGTACCGATCGATGTACCTCGGCCTCCATTGCAAACTGATATCGAAAAGCTGCAAAAGAAACTCCGCTTACCACAAACGGCCGATTTCAAAGATTACACCTTAGATCTTAGAAAAGAAAATGACCTGGAGCGAAGTATCTTTTTACATCGTCTTGAATTGTTAGGAATTAAGTGGGGAGATCGCTATGATGTATCCGGAAAAGGTACCTTCAAAGAACAATGGCGCTTGCAATGGGATCCATCCTTGTCTATTGATATCATTGAAAGAGGTAGCTGGGGAAATACTGTTGAAGAAGCAACGAATAGCTATGTAAAATATCGTGCAGAGGCAGCTACGAATTTAAAAGAAGTATGCGAGCTGCTGGAAAGCGCTATTCCTGCAGAACTGGATGCCGCGGTTGATTTACTGATCCGGCAAATTAATAACCTGGCTGCTGCTACCGGCGATGTAATGCAATTGATGACGGTATTACCCAATCTTGTACAGATCAGCAGATATGGGAACGTACGTAAAACAGATGCCGCACTTGTAGAAGGAATCATCAATGGAATGATCACCCGCATCTGTATCAGTTTACCTGCTGCCTGTACAAGTCTGGCTGAAGATGCCGCTACGCAGTTGCTGGAGTTGTTCTATAACATGAACGATGCCATCCTCTTATTGCAACAGGATGAGCTGACTACACAATGGACACAGACCTTATCTTATATCGCGCATAATAATAACACGGCTCCTGTTATCAGTGGATATGCTACCCGCTTATTATCTGATCACAGGCAGATCACTGGTGCAGAACTGGTGAAGGCATTTAGCTATGCGATGTCTACTGCCAACCCGCCTGCTGTTGCTGCAGCATGGCTGGAAGGTTTCCTGAAAGGAAGTGGTACCTTATTATTAGTAGATAATGATCTGTGGACTGTTGTGAATAACTGGATGAACCAACTGGAGCAGGATACTTTTACACAATTGCTGCCTTTATTGCGAAGGACGTTTTCAGGGTTTAGTAAACCCGAGAGGAGAAAGCTGGGTGAGAAGGCAAAGAATGGTGTTGGTGCAGGGCCTTCGGCTGCTGCTGCTTTGGATGTGCAATTCGATGAATCACGTGCAGAAAAAGGGATTCCGGTCGTAATGAAAATGTTGGGCTTAGGCTAA
- a CDS encoding methyltransferase family protein: MLYTTIVAFWLASEIFLNRIFRSGPQEKQKADRKSLLWIWVTIMATLPLGSFVAEHTAAPFTSYAYFSKFGIAMIIMGMLFRFYSIYTLGHYFTVDVSIRDDHRIVQHGVYKYLRHPSYLGSLVSFVGNGIAMNNYIAFLITVLPVTAAFLYRMYIEEKVLINNFGEEYLQYKKHTWRLIPYVF, translated from the coding sequence ATGTTATACACAACTATTGTCGCTTTCTGGCTGGCTTCAGAGATCTTTCTGAACCGCATTTTTCGTTCCGGACCACAGGAAAAACAGAAAGCAGACAGGAAATCGTTGCTCTGGATCTGGGTGACGATTATGGCTACGCTGCCACTTGGATCGTTTGTAGCGGAACATACAGCAGCCCCGTTCACCAGCTATGCCTATTTTTCTAAGTTTGGAATAGCGATGATCATAATGGGAATGTTGTTCCGGTTTTATTCGATCTATACCCTGGGCCACTACTTTACGGTAGATGTAAGCATCCGGGATGATCACAGGATCGTGCAGCATGGTGTGTATAAATATTTGCGGCATCCTTCATATCTGGGCTCATTAGTATCATTTGTAGGCAATGGCATTGCAATGAATAATTACATTGCGTTTCTGATTACAGTATTACCAGTCACTGCTGCGTTTTTGTATAGAATGTATATAGAAGAAAAGGTATTGATCAATAACTTCGGAGAAGAGTATCTACAGTATAAGAAACACACATGGCGACTGATACCCTATGTGTTTTAA